ACTATGGCTTTGAATTAGAAGACTTTTCTTTGAGTCTTGGATTTTTATTTTGTACTCATAAAGCTGTGTCTTTCTATGTTTGTTATGCATAACTccttcatttgtttttttttttttttaaatgaatgCATAAGATGATGATGCTAAGAATGTGTCGAGCTATTGTTGAGTTGTTCTATTACATCTTTTGCAGTATGTTGTTAAAAAAAGTTAGCATATTTTCAATCCTATAATCTCGTACTTTGTTTCACATTTTTTAAATCTAAACCTTGCAAGAACTTAACATTAATTTACCTTTGGAAGTACTTTGGAAACCAAACCTTTAAAATTATCTAGCTAGTACTTTGGAAACTTTAGCTTTGAAAACGACCagttataaattatttaatactaTTGGGAGGTCACCTTCCAAAATTTTTGTCATTTAACAAAAAGTTATCTGGAAAAAATTTGGGTGCATCTGGATGGACCATCTCATGTGCTTTCTATATCTCTACCATATACCatacaaaataaagtaaaaaaatttatatgtgATAGAGAAATGAGAGAAGCACGTAATTAGATTAGATACACATAATCGTTGTTCTTCTAAGAATATCCacaaacaagaaacaaaataaatagTGAACGTTGAATTGAGATAAAAATTGACATTGCTTGATGTCAGacattttacttttctttttctctttccattttctttttttcacttaAGTTTCAAGGCTCAACAATATTGGAAACAATTGATGTTTTGTTTGATAATAAATTAACTTCATCTTTTGACAATTTCCttttgaaactaaaaaaaaaaactaggaaAAAAGATTATAAATGATGATAATATCTCAAACCAATTATTTTAATCTGCCAACTTTACAAGCCCTAGAATTGAATGGATAGCATTTTGGCATATATTATATCTTTCCACACTTCAAAGATAAGATATCATATTTGGTTGTGACATTAAGAAGAcaagaaatatatttaaaagaacGGCTATCCTTTGCCAATTCAGATTCCCAAGTATCACTTTTGGTTCACATATATTAGTGAACTTGAGGCAAACAACAATATACCCATCTCTTTCACAAAACAACACATCCCTGAATTAATTTCACCTTTAGTTTTCCAAACTTAATTATGGAAAATTGATATGGCAAATTGAGGTGCCAAAATTGAAAATGAGGTGGAAAACTTTACtcaatttatattattttcatagaTCAATTACCAACCTCTTCCTCCTCATCTTCTCCGATTGACTTTCTGCCCTAAAAATGGAGCTGAAAGGAGTGTGAATGATGAATAAGGCATGCGAGGCTCCATTAACACTGTAAGAATAGATATATGATACCCAAATGAATTCCAGTGAGATTGGAGAAGAACAAGAACAGAGTGggtaaaaaaaacaataacttTCCGTCAGTTAACTAAGGGTCAAATTAACTGTCAAAGACCTTTTTAGAACTACTTTCCAAACCCTTATGAAACCTCATGGACCAAATAGAAACGTGTACGTGCATTTTTATTTGTGTTCtacttttatatttttgttaaacAACATGCTTTGTCCTAAACGGACAAACTGTCAAACTGTGTTTCTTTCAAACGGATACCATGCAACGGACTGCTTCAAGTGGTGACCCAATCACTTAATACAAAACTCTTGTCCAAGCATAGTTAACTGCAGAgtaatttttaatgaaaaatgtgTTCAAGTAATTGTGTTTAATATATAGATTGATCTTAAACATTAAAGGCCACATATTGCATccaattattatatatatagatcgTCGAGAGTTATTCTTGATTAGTTTTGTGTATAGTATGTCCTACAActattttcaatttcatgtgTCTCTAAACTCAAGTTTAAGAATATTATCTAATAAGCCTcgataaatatataaaacattGATAGATTATTGAAACATCACTTTCAAAAAACTCATTTTATAAACAGAGATTCAACATGACAAGAAACAAACTTACATATATGcaataaaccaaaataaaaccaaacaaTTAAGTACAAAACAACACTAATATATGACATTATGATACACTGTTACGAAAACAACAGGTAAAAAGTGGAGATCAACACACATGTATACATGGTTTACTGACAGTAAACTATACGTTTTCGTACTTAATTATTCATGGAGCCAGATAACAAATTCAAAGCATGCATTCCAACACACATGCTATATAGGGATAGCTGGATTTAGCAATGCAAAGTTGAGAAATTCTTGATTTTCTAACAAAATTTGCATTTCTTCTTCCTCAAGTATCACCCATGCCTCAACACCATCATTTGATATAGCATCCAACAAAACAatcatattttttattgttgtaTTTGAATTTCCAGCACTCCCAATCCAAATAGGCTTTCCCCATCCAAAATTCACTTCACTTAAATCAATATTTCTCCAACTTGTACATATATACAACTTTGGAATTTGAAAAAGCTTCATATTTCTCTCCCAAACCAATTTCACTAGAGCTTCACTTCCTTCATTTCCCACTATTTTCTTTATGTAATTACCATTAATATCTACAAATGATTGTCTAATTAAACTCACCAATTCACTAAGCTCCACTTGGGTTTTCTTATCTGCTAAATAATGAGCAACCACATTCCAAAAGATATTTCCCACTGAAAATTCAGGCAATGGAGGCTCCATTCTCTTTCTTAGGTTTACTGCATGTGTTAAAATAGATGGTATTTGAGATAACCCTAATTTTGTTGATGCAGCTTCCAATGCACATTTCCAAATGAAGCCACTCAATACTTCCACACTTGTTGGATTTGGGACATCATTGGATTTGGCTTTAGCTTTTAAATCTAATATTGCCTTCTCTTTGAATACAAACCTTTGAAAAGAACTTTTTTCTTCACAATTTGAGGAGAGGGCTTCATGAAGCCTTGGATGAAATGGTAAGAAATTTGTCTGTGGAAAGAGTGAAGACAGTTCTTTGTAATCATAGCATACCATCTTCGAAAAAGGGTCACTGTTATCATCGTTCGTCATGGATGATGATGTAAATAATTCTGAATCACCATTGTCCATGGTCAAATTTGTTGTAGTGAAAGAGCGTCTATTAATAGTAGCCCAACATTTAAGAAAACAACCTATCGTCGTCGCATCCATAAGTTTGTGCAACAAACAAAGAGAGATTGCAATCCCACCACAATCGAAGACGTTCGCTTGCACTATAACATGAGCATATTCTTCGATTGGCTTAGTGCAACGTTCAGAACATGGGATGAGTTTCATTAAAAACTCGTTGTTTGGTTGTTTAAGGATCTCAGACATGCTACAACTCACAGTTGCTTCGATAAAAACAGCTCCTTCATCGCTGCAACGAATGGACTTGTCGACGATTCTTCCTGCCAATAAGTAAAAATGGCTTAGAGTTTTTGATAGAGAACTTTTAAGTGTGGCCATTAGTTCCTCATGGCTTTGGTGGTGCCTTGGATCATCTTTGTTATCCATTGGGTAGAAAATTATTAGAGGAGCATAAAGCACAGGAGAAAATTGATCAAGAAGAGAAAGTTGAAAGGTTTTAAGGTGAGGGGGCGTTGGGGAAGAAGGCATAACATTTTCTTTACTCAAAACTTTCACCTCCATCCTTCCTTTTCTTTGGAAAACAAACACTATGGTTTCCTAATTTCGAGTACAAACTTGTTATTAGGGAGAGCAATACTTAAAGGAGGGATGGACTGCTCATCTTAGTACATCTCACTCTCATTGTATATGATAATTAATTGGAGAAGAGAAAGAATAAACATAAAATAGTTGAGATAGGAAATTAAACACAAAAATTTACGCGTAGAAAACTTCAAACTTTGAGAAAAACTATGATCAACCATAAATAAATCTCGAGCATAGAAAAGGGATTTTTACTTGATTTAACACACGTCAAAACTTAAAATGCTTCTAATTAACAAGTTCAAAACCATAGGAAAATTTATAGCACTTGACATCCATCGTTCTTTCTTGAATTTTTTTGACGTAGAAAGATTACTTTTCTAATATATATCGCTATACATTAACAATTATTTTTATCTTCTTAAGATCAAAAGGACGGGCAAGtggtttataaaaaaagaaaagttgtacGAAAGTCCACGGTTATTATCGTTGGTTAAGATATATATGATATGACATCTCTTTTATTAATTACTTAAATCATCTCATTTTGACCAACTCCAGTTTTTCCTCATGAATAATTGGTGTATGGTATGATAtattatatgtgtgtgtgtcagcaaacaaattaaatatcaaATGAAATGACATTATATTGTTTGGGGCTATTCACTTTGTCTTTTCGTCTTAGTAAATGCCTAAAAATTTAATCAAATGGCTTGCTCGCTAAGTTTTTGAATGTTTCATAACTTGcagtataatatatataaaagatataaTAACTTCGATACATAAGCCATAATCAAAGATATATATTAAGATTAGGTGCAGTGACATAGATTTTAATCTAAATTATTTGTCTGATAgataagaaaaattaaatatatcatTGAAGAAGTATAACATATACGATGACTCATGAGCTTTCTATACATCCATGCGCTCGGTGTTTCACGGATTCGAAAATCTTGTTGGTAAGACTAATCTCTCATGGTGATTTGGTGAGAATCTCATATCGGAAAAGGTAAGCTAGGGATCTTGCACATTTCATACAATAAATGGTGTCATAAAAtcgaaaaacaaaaaatgctGAAAAACGTAAAATAAAAGAGAATCAACATACAGATTTACGTGATTTACGAACAATAATGTGTTGGATAAGCCCAACAACAAGACCAAAAAAGAACAATTTTATAGAATTACATAATAAAAGATGTCTCCCAATTTAGATAGTTTGTAGAGATACTTTTCTAAACCTTAAGATTATAAACGTCGTAAATTAATAACTTACCAATTACCGAGACATGTCGTTTGGATAACATATTAGAGGCAAATGACCAGTTGGTGGAATATTTGGTATTGTCAACAACAATGCCCAGTTTTTTAGAAGGCCATTTGAAATCAAAAACCTAGTTTTTAAAAAGTAtgtttttctcattttttgGTTACGTAACAAACTGAAATTAGTGAAATGGCAACACTGTGCATACGAGTTGGGTGTCTCACTCTGATCCTCTCGCTCCCCTTGGTCTTACGTATTTTCGCTCCTCTCTCTCTATTTTCTCTTACTCTATTTGGGTTTAGGTTTTGATTTAGCAAGAACGAGAGTCAAAGCATGCATGTACGTCATTGTTTTGGTAATTCTTCTCGATGTCTCCTAATTAGAACTCAAGGACATAGATGTACAACTTATAGAAGTTCGAGTAAGGACGTGGTAATTCTTCTCGATGTTGGACACGacttaaaaaaatacaaagataAAGTTTTAAAAACTGAGGCATATGTTTGATTTGAAGCCCAAATTTAATGGTCAAACTATGAAAGATGTTACGGGTGAAGTTGATTAACGAATGAATAATGTAACTTTAAATTAAGAGTAAACCATTTGAACAATTTAATATTTAAGCTGGGATGGTTTGAACAATTTGGccaaaaataagtaaataaaacaaTGACGACTTAAGcatcaataagtgttattgatggTTTGAGGTATGATATATGATATATGGATATATTGAGTAGAACATATCATTAATAAATCAATTATTGCTCAATAACATAAAtgttagaaaataataattgtGACTAAATcaataatgaattttttttacttttcttggTAATTAGTTTAATTTCTAAGGGAAAGTTAGATTCACAAAACCACAAAATTCTTCAGTTTGTACTAAAAGTTCTATTTCTTCCTCATCAAGTACCATCCATATCTCTATTTCATTATCTCTTATGGTGCGCAACAAAATACCAATGTTCTTCGACGTTGTATCCGATTCGATCCATATCGTATTTCCCCATCCAAATTCATTCAATTGATCTATGTTTTCCCAATTTGTGCATATGTACAATTTTGGGATTATTTCAGCTGATAACAACTTGGAAATAACTGATCTATCTCCTTGATTACCCACCAAACTTTTTATCCAACAATGATCATCACCATTCATTTCTTGAAATGACTCTCTCAAAAATCTCACCAAATTACTTAGCTCCATTTGGGTCGTCTCATTTGCTAGATAATGAGCTACCTCAATCCACCAAAAGTTCCCCACTGAGAATGATCTTGGCAATGAATTAGAAGATAGCATTTTGATGTTCAAGTTTATGATTGCATGGGTCAAAATTGATGGCCTATGATCAGAATTTGTTGTAATTTGCAATAATACAACTTCCAAGATACATTTCCAAAGGGACCCTAAAAGCACTTCCACACATGTTGGATTTTGGACATCACTAGATTTTGCTCTATCTTTGAGAAACTGGATCTCATCGTCTTTGAACGTACACAGAAGGCTTTGAAAAGAAGCTTGTTGTTGAGAACTGTTGTTGGAGGAAAAGAAGACTTGTTTTTGTCGTGGATCGAAGAGTGGTAAGAGTGGTCCGAAGTCGGAACATGCCATACTTGGAAGACAATTGAAAGACGACGTATTGATATCGAACCACGATCTAAGAAAATGACTTAGAGTTGTTGGATCGATAACTTCGTGTAACAAACAAAGAGATATCACAACACCACCACACTCCACAATGTTGGCTTGTACACCAATTACAGCATATTTATAATCATCTGCAGGGTCAGTCATGAACGTAGAATACATTACGAGTTTCATTAAAGAAGTGTCGTTATTTGATCCCACGAAGATATCAGATATCTTACCAGTAACTTTTGCTTCGACAAAGACGATCTCTTCATAGTTGCAACGAATGGATTCACCAATGGTTTCTCcttcaagaaacaagaaacgaTTCAGGGTTTCAGATAGAGAACTTTTGAGTGTATCGATTTCTGGATGAGACTCCCCCGAATCATCATTATTGCTCCTCgggtagaaaagaaaaagaggagtATAAACCAAAGGAGACGTTTCCTCGAGacaaaaaagatgaaaagttTCAAAGCTTAGGGGAGTTGGAGAAGAAGGCTTAATAGTATCTCTCGACAAAAATGTCACCTCCATATTTTTCTCTCTATGGATAAACAAATTCTCATATTTTCCCCAATGAATTGCCAAAGATAATGGAATCTATattttgaagatgaaatagtTTCTAAATTTGAAAAGTCTACCGTTTACTTTTGCTTCTTTTGAAAACTACAACCATTTGACTAACAAATGATgatgatattttaattttgttaattattCAATCAAATCGATTGACTAATtcaattttcattcttttaattaatttcttcaACGGCTAATTCATTTTTGAATGGAGATTTTACATTATGTTATAAAGGGAATAATGGAAGGTttactttttcaaaaacaaCTTGTGAATATATATTATTCAAGAAGATGATATGAAttataatatagtattttgaatagaaaaaaaatagtgGCAAAAGTATAGATATATTAATTCTTTATAAAGCTATAAATTGTTGATTATTTAACTCAGTTTGTATAGTTTAGGTGGTAGGTAAAGACAACATAAAAGTTGACATcgaagaataatatatataatcgTTATTAGTTGTGTTGGTAATTTGTTCAAAAATATAAGACTTACTATAATTTGTAAACATTTTGAAAATGCCTCATTTTAAATCAAAGTTAGgtctatttctttatttatatatatatatatatatatatatatatatatatatatatatatatatatatatatttatatatatttttgaattCAAACCTgacatttgtttttttatatatatataacttttgaGTGTATTTATAAGACTTACTATAATTTGTAAACATTTTGAAACTGCCTCATAATTTAGgtctatttctttatttatgtatatatatatattcaaacatgacatttttgtttttttttttctctctcattGACTCTACAATAGTTGGTTTTACAAATATACACGAACTCAGGaactataataattaaaatactaAAAGATACCTGATCGAGAGTTAGTTTTCAACCATGGgtttagtttgtttttttattgatttttctaataaaaaaccACTCCAAACcaatacttttctttttttcaaatacaaatcAAGATGTTTAATTTTATACTAAAAACTCATTAGTTTGGTTTGACTTTTTGGTTTTTCAATCTTTTGTTCCACCCCTACTAACTAGTATTGTGGTATGCGATTGTTCGAATCTTGTCTCATCCAACTCTAGTCAATACTAtttgttagtgatatataattaaatttgtcttcaacCACTGTCTTAAACTTTTAGTATATTGATGGTTTAATACTATTTTCTTTCACACTTTTTATTTGTTCTATtcgtttttatttttcacattgCTTGTActtcttttcatattttttttctatgaaATTTTTACATTTACATTACTCATATTgactttttctttatttcatttATATGTATAATCTCACTCTATAAAAGTCATGGATCCATCAGTTGAATAAGCATAAAGGAAACCAAAGACAGATCAAATAGCGAATGTCCGATTAAAGGAGAGCTTGCCTTGGCTACCTTCGTGAAGGCACAATGACCCCAAGTTTCCTCGTGCTGTATGCGTGAACATATATGGTCACCTTAAAAACACTAATTAAAATGAATGATTAAGACGATGAATTTAAACCaatctaaaatctaaacattgattagATTAgatgtgaaaaacatatttcaCAACCTCAAGATTTCAAAATCTACACTCCATTTTCAAGCTTCCTAAACCTGCATAAACACCAACTTATCGAAACTTCATAAACGTGCAGCTCAAAATAGTTTAAAAGACACCCTGCATGCACGCCATTCAGCAACAAAACAAATCTCGTATAGAGTTATTCCTATATTGAAAACCCTGTAAATCAATGCAAAAGAATGTAACTAcaagaaagaatgaaattagcaatttaattatttagtcTCACTAATGAAACGAAAGGTACAAGCTAAGGTAAAAACAACCTCATTGTGAACAGCCAGTGATTCTGATTTGGGACTTTTCTTTGTATAAACAGCAATAAACGGTACTAATTGGCAAATTTATCACCTCTTTGGTCTGCCTTTGTTTTCAACCTCAAATGTTTCAAATTATGATAAGAAATTCCACTCAAAGAAGAACGTGGGATGTCGTCCTGGTAAACAGAGAAATAacaacaaaatagaaaatttgagTAAACCTggagaaaaataatatttgtaCAATAAAGGAAGGGAAGATGAAGTTTAAGATCATTACCTGTATTTTCATGGGAAATTTTGCCACTGCCTCTTCTCTACTTACTCTTAACGTAAAATCTTCAACTTCTATAATAACCTTTAGTATGCACGAAAACTCTAATGCAGACGTGACAATTGGTAAAATGTAGCTAAACTTCGCACTTGGTGTAAGTAGTTCAAGATTCGGAGAGAAACTAAATCGTAACATGGAGAAGCACAAAATTCAAAGTTGGTAAGTTTTGGAGCACAAATTCTAGCACTCCTAAAACaaaaatcaaccaaaattaaagaATCCAAATCTGGATCGCAACACGAGAACATCTCAAGTTCATCATCCTGCCCCCAGTCCCACATCCAATCACATCCAATTTCTAAGATTTTCAAAGATGGCAACGCCAATGCTCCCCAGCTATATATCCCCAAAATCAAAAAATATCTTCAGAACAGTGAGCGACTTACATGCAGAGAAACTGTATTTCCAGTTACAAACATCATCATCAACACAAAGGTTGGCAATGTAAAGTTCTTTAACATTGCGACAAAGTGCATAGCATATCAAGAACTCAACTTATAAACATTGTCACCATCAAATTATAAATCAGAGTATCTCAACTTCTGCATTTGTGTTCAGCAGTGTTCAGATAACACTCTTAAGATGAAGCGTTTAAACAAACTCTCTCGCTCACT
This region of Cucumis melo cultivar AY chromosome 7, USDA_Cmelo_AY_1.0, whole genome shotgun sequence genomic DNA includes:
- the LOC103494518 gene encoding BAHD acyltransferase BIA1-like, which gives rise to MEVKVLSKENVMPSSPTPPHLKTFQLSLLDQFSPVLYAPLIIFYPMDNKDDPRHHQSHEELMATLKSSLSKTLSHFYLLAGRIVDKSIRCSDEGAVFIEATVSCSMSEILKQPNNEFLMKLIPCSERCTKPIEEYAHVIVQANVFDCGGIAISLCLLHKLMDATTIGCFLKCWATINRQLFTSSSMTNDDNSDPFSKMVCYDYKELSSLFPQTNFLPFHPRLHEALSSNCEEKSSFQRFVFKEKAILDLKAKAKSNDVPNPTSVEVLSGFIWKCALEAASTKLGLSQIPSILTHAVNLRKRMEPPLPEFSVGNIFWNVVAHYLADKKTQVELSELVSLIRQSFVDINGNYIKKIVGNEGSEALVKLVWERNMKLFQIPKLYICTSWRNIDLSEVNFGWGKPIWIGSAGNSNTTIKNMIVLLDAISNDGVEAWVILEEEEMQILLENQEFLNFALLNPAIPI
- the LOC103494519 gene encoding salutaridinol 7-O-acetyltransferase-like encodes the protein MEVTFLSRDTIKPSSPTPLSFETFHLFCLEETSPLVYTPLFLFYPRSNNDDSGESHPEIDTLKSSLSETLNRFLFLEGETIGESIRCNYEEIVFVEAKVTGKISDIFVGSNNDTSLMKLVMYSTFMTDPADDYKYAVIGVQANIVECGGVVISLCLLHEVIDPTTLSHFLRSWFDINTSSFNCLPSMACSDFGPLLPLFDPRQKQVFFSSNNSSQQQASFQSLLCTFKDDEIQFLKDRAKSSDVQNPTCVEVLLGSLWKCILEVVLLQITTNSDHRPSILTHAIINLNIKMLSSNSLPRSFSVGNFWWIEVAHYLANETTQMELSNLVRFLRESFQEMNGDDHCWIKSLVGNQGDRSVISKLLSAEIIPKLYICTNWENIDQLNEFGWGNTIWIESDTTSKNIGILLRTIRDNEIEIWMVLDEEEIELLVQTEEFCGFVNLTFP